A genomic window from Salvia hispanica cultivar TCC Black 2014 chromosome 5, UniMelb_Shisp_WGS_1.0, whole genome shotgun sequence includes:
- the LOC125186681 gene encoding non-specific lipid-transfer protein 1-like — protein sequence MVGQSSTVWILGLLLVASVASHANAVSCPQAVTMLIPCQDYLVNPSAKLTVPCCQAASKLNSLVHSRADIKDMCTCLTQAAAALHVIADRAKSLPDQCHIHVPVPLDPNTDCSRL from the exons ATGGTGGGACAATCATCAACAGTGTGGATTTTGGGATTACTTCTTGTGGCATCGGTGGCAAGCCATGCAAATGCAGTGTCCTGCCCACAAGCCGTCACAATGTTGATTCCCTGCCAAGATTATCTGGTGAATCCCTCGGCTAAGCTGACGGTGCCGTGTTGTCAGGCGGCTAGCAAGCTCAACAGCTTGGTCCATAGCAGAGCTGACATCAAAGACATGTGTACCTGCCTCACGCAAGCCGCAGCCGCCTTGCATGTTATTGCTGATCGAGCTAAGTCTCTCCCTGACCAATGCCATATACATGTTCCCGTGCCTCTTGACCCTAATACCGATTGTTCTCG CCTATGA